The following coding sequences lie in one Treponema sp. OMZ 790 genomic window:
- the rsmD gene encoding 16S rRNA (guanine(966)-N(2))-methyltransferase RsmD, giving the protein MRITGGSLKNRQVECPKGIIRPAMDRMRESIFSILGDLSGLSFLDLFTGSGICGLEAYSRGAYPVCLVEKDADKFPVLLKNVSIADKKLECKRMPAETFIKRSKESFDIIYLDPPFPYKFHIELLEKIEESKILKEGGLVMMHRPSEKAMPETIGSLTKTDERIYGRSIVDFYRKEVLDL; this is encoded by the coding sequence ATGAGAATAACCGGAGGCAGTTTAAAGAACAGGCAAGTCGAATGCCCTAAGGGAATAATCCGCCCTGCGATGGACAGGATGAGAGAATCCATTTTTTCGATACTTGGAGACCTTTCAGGTCTTTCTTTTTTGGATCTTTTTACAGGCTCAGGAATCTGCGGCTTGGAAGCCTACTCGCGCGGAGCCTACCCTGTCTGCCTTGTCGAAAAGGATGCAGATAAATTTCCCGTCTTATTAAAAAATGTTTCAATAGCCGATAAAAAACTGGAATGCAAGAGGATGCCCGCAGAAACATTTATAAAACGCTCAAAGGAATCCTTTGACATTATTTACCTCGACCCTCCCTTCCCCTATAAATTTCACATAGAACTTCTCGAAAAAATAGAAGAATCAAAAATATTAAAAGAAGGAGGCCTTGTTATGATGCACAGGCCCTCAGAAAAGGCAATGCCTGAAACAATAGGCTCTTTGACAAAGACCGATGAAAGGATATACGGAAGATCAATTGTGGATTTTTATCGTAAAGAAGTTCTAGATTTATAA
- a CDS encoding DMT family transporter, whose product MSCEVEAESRTEVFVCRRTKILSRLALFSATLLWGSTFVAVSSTNDFFKPNFLLACRFLPACLILCAVFFRRLKKIDRRYLKAGFVLGLIMFVGYSLQAVAITTAGGLPGRSSFLVATYCVLVPFVNAVVLKRKPDKFNVFAAFLCFAGILAISMPDLILESSNGVNWGDVLSIISSFIFAVYIVLLPKFMEKLDAALITIVQFAFAGSYALIFSLLFEDNSGTIWNYQSVFTLVYLTVLCTALCVLLQAVGQRNTPPATAALIFSLESVFSIFLSIMLTDEKFTFALALGCSCIFVAIIISETKLSFLRKNRGK is encoded by the coding sequence ATGTCTTGTGAAGTAGAGGCCGAAAGCCGTACCGAAGTTTTTGTATGCCGGCGTACCAAAATCTTGTCACGCCTTGCCCTTTTTTCGGCAACCCTTTTGTGGGGAAGTACCTTTGTTGCAGTCAGCAGTACCAATGATTTTTTTAAGCCGAATTTTTTATTGGCTTGCCGTTTTTTGCCTGCCTGTCTCATCCTTTGTGCTGTCTTTTTTAGACGGCTTAAAAAAATTGACAGGCGTTATTTAAAAGCCGGATTTGTTTTAGGCTTAATTATGTTTGTAGGCTATTCCTTGCAGGCGGTTGCCATTACTACCGCGGGAGGGCTTCCCGGCAGAAGTTCTTTTTTGGTGGCTACCTATTGTGTTCTTGTTCCTTTTGTAAATGCCGTGGTTTTAAAAAGGAAGCCTGACAAGTTCAATGTTTTTGCTGCCTTTCTCTGTTTTGCAGGAATTCTTGCAATTTCGATGCCGGATTTGATTTTGGAAAGTTCAAACGGGGTAAATTGGGGTGATGTTCTTTCTATTATAAGCAGCTTTATATTTGCGGTGTATATAGTTCTTCTTCCTAAATTTATGGAAAAACTAGATGCGGCTCTTATAACTATTGTTCAATTTGCCTTTGCAGGAAGTTACGCCCTTATCTTTTCTCTTTTGTTTGAAGATAATTCGGGCACAATTTGGAACTATCAATCTGTTTTCACTTTGGTTTATCTGACTGTTCTTTGTACGGCTCTCTGTGTATTGCTTCAAGCTGTAGGACAAAGGAATACACCCCCGGCTACAGCTGCCCTTATTTTTTCTCTTGAATCGGTGTTCAGCATCTTTCTTTCGATAATGCTTACCGACGAAAAATTTACATTTGCCTTAGCCCTGGGGTGTTCCTGCATCTTTGTTGCAATTATAATCTCCGAAACAAAACTTTCATTTTTGAGAAAAAATCGAGGGAAGTAA
- a CDS encoding HAD family hydrolase produces the protein MKSPKMIIFDYGNTLIYEKELDLERAYKALYAQIHKNPDKISFASFYEKGMAIFEKIKSRALQNDLEMHTHSFYNCLFQSLNIEFKLSYTELELLFWEALAPCWAMPDIEKLLLFLESKNIRTGVISNIAFSGEALTARINKYLPQNKFEFIIASSEYGFRKPDSVLFEAALKKANLSADEVWYCGDNPRADIIGPAALGIKPVLFTSSLACPYDNESHISPDFEFTKIKDWNELIELLTNL, from the coding sequence ATGAAAAGCCCTAAGATGATTATCTTCGATTACGGGAATACTCTTATTTATGAAAAAGAGCTTGATTTAGAAAGGGCTTATAAAGCCCTCTATGCTCAAATTCATAAAAACCCCGATAAAATAAGCTTTGCTTCTTTTTACGAAAAAGGTATGGCTATTTTTGAAAAGATAAAATCGAGGGCTTTGCAAAACGATTTGGAAATGCACACTCATAGTTTTTATAATTGCCTTTTTCAAAGTCTTAATATAGAATTTAAACTTTCTTACACGGAACTGGAGCTTCTTTTTTGGGAGGCTCTGGCGCCGTGTTGGGCTATGCCCGATATTGAAAAACTCTTGCTCTTTTTGGAAAGCAAAAATATAAGAACCGGCGTAATAAGCAATATTGCTTTTTCAGGGGAAGCCCTTACTGCCAGAATCAATAAATATCTTCCCCAAAACAAATTCGAATTTATAATAGCTTCAAGCGAGTACGGCTTTAGAAAGCCCGATTCCGTTCTTTTTGAAGCTGCCTTAAAAAAAGCAAATCTTTCTGCAGATGAGGTTTGGTATTGCGGGGATAATCCGAGGGCCGATATCATAGGCCCGGCCGCTCTAGGTATAAAGCCTGTTTTGTTTACAAGCAGCTTGGCCTGTCCCTACGACAACGAAAGTCACATTTCTCCCGATTTTGAATTTACCAAAATTAAGGATTGGAATGAGCTTATAGAACTGTTGACAAATTTATAG
- a CDS encoding type II toxin-antitoxin system RelE/ParE family toxin, whose translation MLSKLKDEKGKAKITDRIMRLKRGNKGDHRIIDKDIYELRIHFGPGYRIYCTDKNNEIILLLIAGDKSSQLKDIKKAQQMIKLLEQGDTK comes from the coding sequence ATGCTTTCAAAACTAAAAGACGAAAAAGGAAAAGCCAAAATTACCGACAGGATAATGCGCCTAAAAAGAGGAAATAAAGGAGATCATCGCATAATTGATAAAGATATCTACGAGCTGCGTATACACTTTGGTCCGGGTTATAGAATATACTGCACAGACAAGAATAACGAAATTATTTTGTTATTGATCGCAGGAGATAAATCGAGCCAATTAAAAGACATTAAGAAAGCTCAACAAATGATAAAGCTATTAGAACAAGGAGATACAAAATGA
- the ettA gene encoding energy-dependent translational throttle protein EttA has protein sequence MAKTVDDKKIIYTMDRVSRTHGTKQVLKDISLSYFYGAKIGVIGSNGSGKSSLLRIMAGIDGDYTGEVSSAPGYTIGYLEQEPQLQSGKTVREVVSEGVQELVDLLAEFDKINEAFGDPDADMDKLMEKQAKVQEKLDATDAWNLDSRLDLAMEALRCPPADQVIDVLSGGEKRRVALCRLLLQKPDILLLDEPTNHLDAETVAWLERHLHQYAGTIICVTHDRYFLDNVAGWILELDRGEGIPWKGNYSSWLDQKQKRLALEEKGETERQKALKRELEWIGMSPKGRHAKSKARINEYEKLLAQGSKEKIKDSQITIPPGPRLGNLVIDVKNAAKHYGDRILFDKLNFSVPAGAIVGIIGPNGAGKTTLFKMIVGAAGFETPEGADQKRQIVKPDEGEIKIGESVKLCYVDQTREKLDPNKTVWEQLSDGLDIIKLGAADGSSGVREVNSRAYCSWFNFSGQDQSRKVGVLSGGERNRLNLAMMLKEGGNVLMLDEPTNDLDVTTLRALEEALESFAGSVLVISHDRWFLDRVCSHILAFEADGEVVWFDGNWTEYAEWRREKYGKDADTPHRGVYRKLER, from the coding sequence ATGGCAAAGACAGTAGACGATAAAAAGATTATTTACACGATGGATAGGGTTTCAAGAACCCATGGAACAAAACAGGTTTTAAAGGACATAAGCCTTTCTTACTTTTACGGTGCAAAAATAGGCGTTATAGGTTCTAACGGCTCGGGTAAGTCAAGCCTCTTGCGCATTATGGCAGGCATTGACGGGGATTATACGGGCGAGGTTTCTTCGGCACCCGGCTACACGATAGGCTATCTTGAACAGGAACCTCAGCTTCAAAGCGGCAAGACGGTTCGAGAGGTCGTTTCCGAGGGTGTTCAGGAATTGGTAGACCTCCTTGCGGAGTTCGACAAGATAAACGAGGCCTTCGGAGACCCTGATGCGGATATGGATAAGCTCATGGAAAAGCAGGCCAAGGTGCAGGAAAAACTCGATGCGACTGACGCTTGGAATTTGGACAGCCGCCTCGACCTTGCAATGGAAGCCCTGCGCTGTCCGCCCGCCGATCAGGTAATCGATGTTCTTTCCGGTGGAGAAAAAAGACGCGTTGCCCTTTGCAGGCTCCTTCTTCAAAAGCCCGATATTCTTTTATTGGACGAACCGACCAACCACCTGGATGCCGAAACTGTCGCATGGCTTGAACGCCATCTTCATCAATATGCAGGAACAATTATCTGTGTAACCCACGACCGCTACTTTTTGGATAATGTTGCAGGCTGGATCTTGGAGCTTGACCGCGGAGAGGGTATCCCGTGGAAGGGAAACTATTCGAGCTGGCTCGACCAAAAGCAAAAAAGACTTGCCCTTGAAGAAAAGGGAGAAACCGAACGCCAAAAGGCTTTAAAACGGGAGCTCGAATGGATAGGCATGAGCCCCAAGGGAAGACATGCCAAGAGCAAGGCCCGTATCAACGAGTACGAAAAACTTTTAGCCCAAGGCTCAAAGGAAAAAATAAAGGATTCTCAAATTACCATTCCGCCGGGGCCGAGACTGGGGAATTTGGTTATAGATGTTAAAAACGCTGCAAAGCATTACGGCGACAGAATCCTCTTCGATAAGCTTAATTTTTCCGTTCCTGCGGGAGCCATAGTCGGCATCATAGGCCCGAACGGTGCAGGTAAGACAACCCTCTTTAAGATGATAGTCGGGGCTGCCGGTTTTGAAACCCCTGAAGGCGCCGATCAAAAAAGGCAGATCGTAAAGCCCGATGAGGGCGAAATCAAGATAGGGGAGTCCGTAAAACTTTGCTATGTAGACCAGACAAGGGAAAAGCTTGATCCCAATAAAACCGTTTGGGAGCAGCTTTCAGACGGGCTCGATATTATAAAGCTTGGAGCTGCCGACGGTTCTTCAGGTGTACGCGAGGTAAACTCAAGGGCATACTGCTCTTGGTTTAACTTTTCGGGGCAGGATCAATCCCGCAAGGTAGGCGTACTTTCAGGCGGAGAAAGGAACAGGCTTAATTTGGCTATGATGCTAAAAGAGGGCGGAAACGTTTTAATGCTCGACGAGCCTACAAACGATTTGGACGTTACCACCCTGCGCGCCTTGGAAGAAGCCTTAGAAAGTTTTGCTGGCTCAGTCCTTGTTATAAGCCACGACCGCTGGTTCTTGGACAGGGTTTGCTCCCATATTCTAGCCTTCGAGGCTGACGGCGAAGTCGTATGGTTTGACGGCAACTGGACGGAATACGCCGAATGGAGAAGAGAAAAGTACGGCAAGGATGCCGATACCCCGCACAGGGGCGTTTACCGAAAGCTAGAAAGGTAA
- a CDS encoding addiction module antidote protein, with protein MKITDFDPADYLNTKEAMIEYLNEALKTSIEDNSPEHFTEALGDVTRAQGFTNVAKYTDLNREHLYRSLSKKGNPTFSTILKLLNFLGLEINIIDPQTAKPAYC; from the coding sequence ATGAAAATTACCGACTTTGATCCGGCTGATTATTTAAATACAAAGGAAGCAATGATAGAATACCTAAATGAAGCTCTTAAAACCTCTATCGAAGACAACTCCCCCGAACACTTTACAGAGGCACTCGGAGATGTAACACGAGCCCAGGGATTTACAAATGTTGCAAAATATACCGATTTAAACCGAGAGCATTTGTACCGTTCCTTATCAAAGAAAGGCAATCCTACATTTTCGACAATACTAAAACTCTTAAACTTCTTAGGCTTGGAAATAAACATAATAGATCCGCAAACGGCAAAGCCGGCATACTGCTAA
- a CDS encoding glycoside hydrolase family 1 protein, translating into MFKLKENFLLGVATASTQIEGGRVNSNWNDFCDRKMTNDGSDVARANMHYEKFEEDTKLLKKMGIQTYRMSLEWARIEPEKGKFNMEALEHYKAELNLLQKAGIKPLISLYHFSHPMWFENSGGFTKKENVKVFLKYVEICIRELGSLCSGYVTINEPNVYAVQSFFLGLWPPEKKSITKTIKVMNILIAAHCKAYDLIHEIRKEKGLTDTRVSFAHHMQAFHPKDKNKKTDQKSAKRISKLFQDGIMEACFKGEFSFPFKNILNIKKKNYVDFIAINYYSRQAVRGFSYKAFENTPKNDLGWDIYPLGLIECAQACYNCIPLPIVISENGTCDNKDEFRCRYIYDHLKLISESPLPFEAYYHWCFIDNFEWKEGESARFGLVHCNYETQERTIKKSGEFYSEMIKKRGVDKSMMEKYIEPCKYNVR; encoded by the coding sequence ATGTTTAAGTTAAAAGAAAATTTTTTACTTGGGGTTGCTACGGCTTCTACACAGATTGAGGGAGGAAGGGTAAATTCCAACTGGAACGATTTTTGTGACCGCAAGATGACCAATGACGGCTCAGATGTTGCCCGTGCAAATATGCACTACGAAAAGTTTGAAGAGGATACCAAGCTTTTAAAAAAGATGGGTATTCAAACTTACCGCATGTCTCTTGAATGGGCCCGCATTGAACCTGAAAAGGGTAAATTCAATATGGAAGCTCTTGAGCACTATAAGGCAGAATTAAACCTTTTACAAAAAGCAGGTATCAAGCCTCTCATAAGCCTATACCACTTCAGCCATCCTATGTGGTTTGAAAATTCGGGAGGCTTTACAAAGAAAGAAAATGTTAAAGTATTCTTAAAATATGTAGAAATTTGCATAAGAGAACTCGGCAGCCTTTGCAGCGGCTATGTTACAATAAACGAACCCAATGTCTATGCCGTGCAGTCTTTCTTTTTAGGCCTTTGGCCGCCCGAAAAAAAATCGATTACAAAAACTATAAAGGTTATGAACATCCTCATAGCCGCACACTGCAAGGCCTACGATTTAATCCATGAAATACGCAAAGAAAAAGGCCTTACGGACACAAGGGTAAGCTTTGCCCACCACATGCAGGCCTTCCATCCCAAGGATAAAAATAAAAAAACCGACCAAAAATCGGCAAAAAGAATAAGCAAACTTTTCCAAGACGGAATTATGGAAGCATGTTTTAAGGGCGAGTTTTCATTTCCATTTAAAAATATCCTAAATATAAAAAAGAAAAATTATGTTGACTTTATAGCCATCAACTATTATTCGAGGCAGGCTGTAAGAGGCTTTTCTTACAAGGCCTTTGAAAACACTCCTAAAAACGACCTAGGCTGGGATATTTATCCCTTGGGCCTAATCGAGTGCGCTCAAGCCTGTTATAACTGCATCCCCCTTCCGATAGTTATAAGCGAAAACGGAACCTGTGACAATAAGGATGAGTTTAGATGCCGCTATATCTATGATCACCTAAAACTTATAAGCGAATCTCCCCTCCCCTTTGAAGCCTATTATCATTGGTGCTTTATCGATAACTTCGAGTGGAAAGAAGGAGAATCCGCCCGTTTCGGCCTCGTGCACTGCAATTACGAAACTCAAGAAAGGACTATCAAAAAAAGCGGAGAATTCTACAGCGAAATGATCAAAAAAAGAGGAGTCGATAAATCGATGATGGAAAAATATATTGAACCTTGTAAGTATAACGTAAGGTAA